In Solanum pennellii chromosome 3, SPENNV200, a single window of DNA contains:
- the LOC107013503 gene encoding uncharacterized protein LOC107013503, which produces MCEKTNLGVGESLTGFCFADMDRFPKFNMVISAPPQLTMWHNDLDGDHKRTLNKFVGALTELINMDGWPELIEVLTGYWDNQRMVFRFGTAEITPTLEEIRDCIDTVGMGLERRARKQEDVFIPNKPSVENISDWLGLRKDFTYWCQDSHIMFRDLYVRFGHASFYAAYNREFRISYREWNELRPLAFAIALLGTMVFPHGPSLSINTRVITLVQTLFKGYENQGTTKYYSVAPVILSDIYRALGKCKEGHRYFQGCNLLLQWWILSHLAKGAGTRELHTLDNKNTLKDLNDLLFWANMNNWRTRGRWAQIFSELREEDLQWMLDRFISKEVVVEGRRCVVLPLPGIRGIRPYAPFRVLRQFGRKQTVPREAYYGAYVYDIGDDRVDDATEMLREWKNAKRMGKDSIATDRFNAGYDEGYKAWLKRDIQNISFQIPRSFRSVTDKEAKAVAELRELKEEANEVYAKFVENQDALERATREIERLKQGYEEFDNWIQHKIERMRYESLEDKGRLGEGFLLMLRYMFQQHKNHKNDDGAGPSGAA; this is translated from the coding sequence ATGTGTGAAAAAACCAACTTGGGGGTAGGGGAAAGTCTAACAGGTTTCTGTTTTGCAGATATGGACCGCTTCCCAAAATTCAACATGGTCATCTCCGCGCCACCCCAACTTACTATGTGGCACAACGACTTAGACGGAGATCATAAGCGAACTCTCAACAAATTTGTAGGGGCCTTGACCGAGCTAATCAACATGGATGGTTGGCCAGAGTTGATCGAGGTTCTTACAGGGTACTGGGACAACCAAAGAATGGTCTTCCGTTTCGGAACGGCCGAAATCACCCCTACATTAGAAGAAATAAGAGATTGCATAGACACCGTGGGCATGGGTCTAGAAAGAAGAGCCCGAAAGCAAGAGGACGTGTTTATCCCCAACAAACCTTCCGTTGAGAACATCTCGGATTGGTTAGGGCTAAGAAAGGATTTCACCTATTGGTGTCAAGACTCCCACATAATGTTCAGGGACTTGTACGTCAGATTTGGACACGCGAGTTTCTATGCCGCGTATAATCGGGAATTTAGAATTTCCTACAGGGAGTGGAACGAGCTCCGCCCGTTGGCGTTTGCCATAGCCTTGTTGGGAACAATGGTCTTCCCGCACGGCCCGAGCCTGAGCATCAACACCAGAGTTATAACACTCGTCCAGACGCTGTTCAAAGGGTACGAGAATCAAGGAACGACGAAGTACTACTCCGTAGCTCCGGTCATATTGTCGGACATATATCGCGCTTTGGGCAAGTGCAAAGAGGGACATCGGTACTTTCAAGGGTGTAATCTGCTCCTCCAATGGTGGATTCTCAGTCACCTGGCGAAGGGTGCTGGAACTCGAGAATTGCACACTCTCGACAACAAGAACACTCTCAAAGACCTGAACGACTTACTATTCTGGGCCAACATGAACAATTGGAGAACGAGAGGAAGATGGGCCCAGATTTTCTCCGAGTTGAGAGAAGAGGACCTCCAATGGATGCTCGACCGCTTCATATCCAAGGAAGTTGTCGTGGAGGGTCGTAGATGTGTCGTGCTCCCTCTACCCGGCATTCGAGGAATTCGCCCTTACGCGCCATTCCGAGTCTTGCGACAGTTCGGAAGAAAGCAGACTGTGCCCAGAGAAGCGTATTATGGCGCTTATGTGTACGACATCGGGGACGACAGAGTGGACGACGCCACAGAGATGCTCAGAGAATGGAAGAATGCCAAGCGCATGGGCAAAGACAGTATCGCCACTGACCGATTCAACGCTGGATACGATGAAGGTTACAAAGCATGGTTGAAAAGAGATATACAAAATATCTCCTTTCAAATCCCTCGTAGCTTCCGCAGTGTGACAGACAAGGAGGCCAAAGCAGTGGCCGAATTGCGAGAGTTAAAGGAGGAGGCTAATGAGGTCTATGCCAAATTCGTAGAGAATCAAGACGCACTCGAGAGGGCAACTCGAGAGATCGAGAGACTGAAGCAAGGGTATGAAGAGTTCGACAACTGGATCCAGCATAAAATCGAGAGGATGCGATACGAGAGCCTGGAAGACAAAGGGCGTCTGGGTGAAGGCTTTCTGTTGATGCTGAGGTACATGTTCCAACAGCACAAAAACCATAAAAACGACGACGGAGCAGGACCATCCGGAGCAGCATAG
- the LOC107013504 gene encoding uncharacterized protein LOC107013504, producing the protein MGDIIRVVYTDYNIDTMIIQFITASQLPKKIHGSHDFAMWKAQLSMLMHIHDLYGHLDGSTPSHLTLSQLEQPLVPIMRNSLWFRQDQLIQNALMASVDPTIAAKVATTNSAKTTCDALHTAYENKS; encoded by the coding sequence ATGGGAGACATTATTCGTGTTGTTTATACAGATTACAACATCGACACAATGATCATTCAATTTATTACTGCGTCCCAAttgcccaaaaaaatacatggCAGTCACGATTTTGCAATGTGGAAGGCACAATTATCCATGCTTATGCATATTCATGATCTCTATGGTCATCTCGATGGGTCTACTCCTTCTCATCTCACACTATCACAACTTGAACAACCCCTAGTGCCAATCATGCGTAATTCTCTTTGGTTTCGACAAGACCAACTCATTCAAAACGCACTTATGGCATCCGTTGATCCAACAATTGCTGCCAAAGTTGCCACTACTAACTCAGCTAAGACAACCTGTGATGCCCTGCACACCGCTTatgaaaataagtcttaa